The following proteins are co-located in the Pectinophora gossypiella chromosome 7, ilPecGoss1.1, whole genome shotgun sequence genome:
- the LOC126368276 gene encoding histidine-rich glycoprotein-like — MQPLILCCVVLAALACVSGRELSRERRDADLDTAATHHGGKWDKGGGKEHHEHHHHDHGEKGHKGYKGHHHHEHGKKGHHHHEGHKGHHDEHGGHKKHHHHDDGHHHEHHHGEKGHKGHGHHEEGHYHKGHSTKGHHGVHKHDEFKKEKHFHDHHHEGGHHEHHGGHHEEHGHKKGGEFHKGHKHGGHHHHEHGKKGHHEKGGHHHDHKGHHDEGGHHEHHHHHHDHGKKGGHEDHKHWGHKKGH; from the coding sequence ATGCAGCCCTTAATATTATGTTGTGTGGTCCTGGCGGCCCTGGCGTGCGTCAGCGGCCGCGAGCTGTCGCGGGAGCGGCGGGACGCCGACCTGGACACCGCCGCCACGCACCACGGTGGCAAGTGGGACAAGGGCGGCGGCAAGGAGCACCACGAACATCACCACCACGACCACGGGGAGAAGGGACACAAGGGGTACAAGGGACATCATCACCACGAGCACGGCAAGAAGGGACACCACCACCATGAAGGACACAAGGGACACCACGACGAACACGGTGGACACAAGAAGCACCATCACCACGACGATGGCCACCATCACGAGCACCATCACGGTGAAAAGGGACACAAAGGACACGGCCACCATGAAGAGGGACACTACCACAAGGGTCACTCCACGAAGGGTCACCATGGTGTCCATAAACATGATGAGTTCAAGAAGGAGAAGCACTTCCATGACCACCACCACGAAGGTGGCCATCATGAGCACCACGGTGGACACCATGAGGAGCACGGACATAAGAAGGGAGGCGAATTCCACAAGGGTCACAAGCACGGTGGTCATCATCACCACGAGCACGGCAAGAAGGGCCACCACGAGAAGGGAGGACACCACCACGACCACAAGGGTCACCACGACGAGGGCGGCCACCatgagcatcatcatcatcatcatgatcatgGAAAGAAGGGCGGTCACGAGGACCACAAGCACTGGGGCCACAAGAAGGGCCACTAA